From Rana temporaria chromosome 5, aRanTem1.1, whole genome shotgun sequence:
GTAGATGTTGGTGGAATGTTATCTCGGGTAACGTTACGAAGCATTGACATCTTTGTTGGGGTGTTCTCACAAGTCAGGGTCTGTGGTTTCGATGTAGATGTTGGTGGTGTTGGTGGAATGTTATCTCGGGTAACGTTATGGAGCATTGACGTCTTTGTTGGGGTGTTCTCACAAGTCAGGGTCTGTGATTCGGATCTAGATGTTGGTGGTGTTGGTGGAATGTTATCTCGGGTAACATTGTGGGGCATTGACGTCTTTGTTGGGGTGTTCTCACAAGTCAGGGACTGTGTTTTGGATGTTGGTGGCAACAAAGGAATGTCCTCTTGGGTATCTTCTGAAGGTGGTACTTCCCGAGTTGCATCTTTGGACAAACCAGAAGAGGATAATACATTAGACATTGTTAGGCTTTGACAAGTATCTATCAAGCTGATAGATTTCTTTACTCTAGAGGATGGTGGTGGTTTGACAGGACAATTTTCAACAGGTCGTTTCCTCACACAAAGGGCATGTGTCTGATGACGGAGAAGACCCGTTCTGTAGCGGAAAGCTTTGTTGCAATCGTTGCAGGTGTAAGGTCGCTCCCCTGTGTGAATGCGTTCATGAACAACGAGATTAAAACGCTGGCTAAAACTCTTGCCGCATTCGGTACAACTGTACGGCTTTTCGCCCGTGTGAGTTCTTTTGTGGAGAAGGAGCGTGGACCTCCTATGGAAAATCTTGTTACATTCTGGGCATGTGTTCTTAGGTCCCAAGTGGGTCTTCTGGTGCTCCGTAAACTGGCTTAGGTCTGTGAAAGATCTCTCACACTGGCCGCATTCAAACAGATTCTCAACGGGTTGCATTGTCTGACCACCTTCCTTCATTTCTGGGTGTTTCGTTCCTTTTGCCGAGTTGACCGCGGACTTGCTGGCCATCGCTGATTGTTGTAGTGTTGGAACGGAAGAAGAATTTTTGGGCATGgaggctggaaaattagggaatGATTTATCGCAGACAAAGGACGATGACCGTGAGGGAGACTTATTACCAGATGAACTACAACTGGGGGAAGTCAAGACCAATGGTGGCCTAAATGAAGGTTCGTTACCTACTGTCAAGGTATGGGGTGAAGGAACTTTAGATAAGGACGGTGTAGAATGGGGCTTAGAACTGGATGAATGATGGAGGATGggctgcactggggggggacATGCAGTTACGGACTTTGGATGCAGAACTGTACATGAAGACGAGGGAGTGTTAGCATGATTGGAATACAACGGCGAGCTAAAAGATGTTGAGCATTTCACGGGAGATCTATGATGCTCATACAAGGAATGTTTAGCAAAGGATTCATGGTAGAcgaaggaggatgaggatgaagagTTTTTCACAAAAGGGGTTTTATAGTCTGAGGCTGACGGTCTAGAGGAAGCAGATCGAGGGGGTTTGCATGAGGATAACAGAGTGGTATTAGTCAATTGACAAGACATAGAACACGGTGAAGACACAACAGGCTTGGTTCCTCTGGTAATACAATTAGAAGACAACGACATTGAATGATATTTTGAGTACATTGGGTGATATTTAGGTGACAGTGAAGCTGTGGGAGATTTAAAGCCTTGGCTAAATGAAAGCGATGAACGTTTGCCACCTATTGCTCGATTCATGGCAGGAAACGAGACCGGAGGAGATTTCAAGACCGAAGGAGAGTTCAAGACCGGAGGAGATTTCAACATCGAAGGAGAGTTCAAGACCGGAGGAGATTTCAAGACCAAAGGAGATTTCAAGCTTGACTGATGATTGTTTGTAGAAGAGGAAATCAAATGAGGTTGTCCTCCTGAAGGGGGACTCGACTCTGAGGACAAGTTGGGTGGAGTCCCCATCTTTAATAAAGGATAAGTAGAAGAGGATGTTGTTGAGTTAGGCTTTATACCAGACTGATGAATAACCACTGCATTTGAAGAAGGACTTAATTTGTGAGAAGAAGAAGATGGGTGTCTATTAGCAGATGAATAACGTATGTAAGATGGTGCAGATGCCAAAGATTTATGACGGATGGAAGTGATGGCTGAAGATGGAGATTTACTGCTTGATGAGGAAGATGCCATAGACCGAGGCTTGGTACCAGATTGTTCACAGATTGAATTGTTTGATAATGAGCATTGATTGTTTGCAGACTGAAGACCGGTGAGATGTCTGGAAGAGGACTTATCTCTAGGAACCAACTGAGAAGAAACCGGGCTTGTTGAAGATATTGGTGGTTTAGATGATGAACTCTGCAAGACGCAAGTGTCCATATCTTGCCCACCAGTGGTCAGGGTCAGGCATACTGGAAAGGGTTTAGTATTGGATGAGGTGGAAGATGTCTGTGGTCTACCGGCCAAGGTCTTAGCTTCTGCATGAATCATAGTTGAAGGAGGGTGTTGCGAGTGCTTAGACTTTCCTCCAGGACGTGTTCTGTGATTAGTCTTCACACATTTGCTCTCGTGCCTCATAAGAGCCGGCTTGTAGCGGAAACTCCGATCACAGGATTGACATTTATAAGGTTTTTCCCCAGAGTGAATCCGCTGATGAATCACGAGGTTGAACCTCTGACTGAAACGTTTGCCGCATTCGGAACAGACAAAGGGGCGTTCTCCGGTATGAGTCCTTCGGTGGAGTTTCAGGACGGACTTTCTGACGAAACCTTTCCCGCAGTCCGGGCAGGCGAAGCTCTTGTTTTCTTTGTGTGACCTTTTGTGCTGGATGAAAAGGTTAACGTCCGTGAATATTTTCGGACAGctaaaacactttaaaaactgTTTTCCATTTTCCGCCATGTTTCCCAACTGGCCAACAAAGGTTTTTGTGCCCACCAAATTTTCCAATTCTTTATATTTCACGAGGGCTTTGCCACCTGCTATCGTGTCCACTCCTTCTGGGTATGTTTCTTCATTGGTTGAAAAAGCCCACCTTGGACTTGGATATGGATTCGAAGAAGACCACTTCTTGCTGCCGCGGAGGTTATAGGGCTTCCCCTGGTTGTGTTTTATTTGTTGGATCGTTGGATGGAATGGCTTATGGTTTGTGTTGGGGTTTCCACTCTGGTGACTCCGTTTGTGGTCAACGAGAAGAGACCAGCTTCCCACAACCTCTCGGCAGTCAGAGCACCTGTGGTGTACTTTGTCCAGCACACCGTGGAAGTTCTTGTACCTATCAAACCAGCTCTTCGAATAGTCCGCGTCCCATTGGGTCTGTTCTTCCACCTTCCATGCTGGACCTTCTCCATCCACAGTCATATCTTCAGTTTTAATAATATGGGGCTCCCAGAGGTcttctgaaaaaaacacaaatgaaaaacgttttaaaaagaaacattttaaggGTTCCTTACTAGACACGTGCGGCCGGTTTCGTTATGAATCAAAATtcgtacaacatttttttttgttattcggaGATTTGGATGTACACACATTTCCGAATCGCAAAagtaacaaatttaaacaaaaCCTGAAATAAATGACAACGAAACAaaattaatttaaccacttaaggaccccttcacaccgatttccgtcggcagaatggcacggctgggcacatcaacgaatatgtacgttgccctttaaacccagccgtggggtcgcgggcacgTGCTCGCGACCCGGTTTCAAAGCTCcttgaccacggccgcgggactcgcggacccgatcgccgctggagtactgcgatcggtccccggagctgaagaacggggagagccgtgtgtaaacacagcttccccgttcttcactgtggaagCGACATTgattgtgtgatcccttttatagggatacacaatcaatgacgtcacacctacagccacacccatctacagttagaaacagacatgaggtcacacataaccccttcagcgcccccttgtggttaactcccaaactgcaattatcattttcatagtaatcagtgcattttaaatgcattttttgctgtgaaaatgacgatggtcccgaaaatgtgtcaaaattgtccgacataatgtcacagtcccgaaaaaaaatcgctgatcgccgccattagtagtaaaaaaataaaaaaaaataataaaaatgcaataaaactatcccctattttgtaaatactatacattttgcgcaaaccaaccgcttattgcgattttttttttaccaaaaatatgtagaagaatacgtatcggcctaaactgaggaaaaaaacatttttttatatatatttttgggggatatttattatagcaaaaagtaaaaaatattgcatttttttcaaaattgtcgctctatttttgtttatagcgcaaaaaaataaaaaccgcagaggtgatcaaataccaccaaaagaaagctctatttgtgggaaaaaaggacgtcaattttgtttgggagccacgtcgcacgaccgcgcaattgtcagttaaagcgacgcagtgccgaatcgcaaaaaccggccgggtcctttagctgcctaaaggtccgggtcttaagtggttaaaggggttgtaaaggttcgtgttttttcaccttaatgcatcctatggcaATCCGTGGccccccagaacccccccccattttactaaccccccccccccagtgttacttacctgagccagttcacctacTCTGCGCGTTCCCGCCGTCCTTCTCTcccagctttgattggatagattgatagcagcgcagccattggctccccctgctgtcaatcaaatccaatgacgcagtcaCCGAGGGGCGGAGCCGAGTCATACAATCGGTGTCAatggatgccgagtgtatgatTTAGGAGGTAACCCCcacaggagagagcttcccagaggggtttatctaatgcgggggaggagccgcgagagccggcaagggaccccagaagaggatgtttggggccactctgtgcaaaacgagctgcacagtgtttgttttttgttttttctaaaaagggaacctttagtatcactttaagttcgAAATTcgaaacatattgcaataaaaaCAGTAAGAGATAAAAGTGAAATACGATGGAGGAAtataacagaatagaaaataaaagaaatagaataaaaatgaagGAATTGAATAgatcagaatagaataaaataaaatagaataaaaaaggaatagaatagaaaataaaataaatagaataaaagaGAGCACAGAGTCCAGGATCTCACACTCACCCAATAGGAGCACAGAGTCCAGGATCACACACTCACCCAATAG
This genomic window contains:
- the LOC120941722 gene encoding mucin-2-like isoform X1, producing MAAMWLPVSFQEVSVYFTEEEWSLLQDWQRDLYKEVMQDNLDSVLLLGECEILDSVLLLGECEILDSVLLLGECVILDSVLLLGECEILDSVLLLGECEILDSVLLLGECEILDSVLLLGECEILDSVLLLGECEILDSVLLLGECVILDSVLLLEDLWEPHIIKTEDMTVDGEGPAWKVEEQTQWDADYSKSWFDRYKNFHGVLDKVHHRCSDCREVVGSWSLLVDHKRSHQSGNPNTNHKPFHPTIQQIKHNQGKPYNLRGSKKWSSSNPYPSPRWAFSTNEETYPEGVDTIAGGKALVKYKELENLVGTKTFVGQLGNMAENGKQFLKCFSCPKIFTDVNLFIQHKRSHKENKSFACPDCGKGFVRKSVLKLHRRTHTGERPFVCSECGKRFSQRFNLVIHQRIHSGEKPYKCQSCDRSFRYKPALMRHESKCVKTNHRTRPGGKSKHSQHPPSTMIHAEAKTLAGRPQTSSTSSNTKPFPVCLTLTTGGQDMDTCVLQSSSSKPPISSTSPVSSQLVPRDKSSSRHLTGLQSANNQCSLSNNSICEQSGTKPRSMASSSSSSKSPSSAITSIRHKSLASAPSYIRYSSANRHPSSSSHKLSPSSNAVVIHQSGIKPNSTTSSSTYPLLKMGTPPNLSSESSPPSGGQPHLISSSTNNHQSSLKSPLVLKSPPVLNSPSMLKSPPVLNSPSVLKSPPVSFPAMNRAIGGKRSSLSFSQGFKSPTASLSPKYHPMYSKYHSMSLSSNCITRGTKPVVSSPCSMSCQLTNTTLLSSCKPPRSASSRPSASDYKTPFVKNSSSSSSFVYHESFAKHSLYEHHRSPVKCSTSFSSPLYSNHANTPSSSCTVLHPKSVTACPPPVQPILHHSSSSKPHSTPSLSKVPSPHTLTVGNEPSFRPPLVLTSPSCSSSGNKSPSRSSSFVCDKSFPNFPASMPKNSSSVPTLQQSAMASKSAVNSAKGTKHPEMKEGGQTMQPVENLFECGQCERSFTDLSQFTEHQKTHLGPKNTCPECNKIFHRRSTLLLHKRTHTGEKPYSCTECGKSFSQRFNLVVHERIHTGERPYTCNDCNKAFRYRTGLLRHQTHALCVRKRPVENCPVKPPPSSRVKKSISLIDTCQSLTMSNVLSSSGLSKDATREVPPSEDTQEDIPLLPPTSKTQSLTCENTPTKTSMPHNVTRDNIPPTPPTSRSESQTLTCENTPTKTSMLHNVTRDNIPPTPPTSTSKPQTLTCENTPTKMSMLRNVTRDNIPPTSTSKPQTPTKTSMLLYVARDNIPPTPPTSTSESQTPTKTSMLLNVARDNIPPPTSTSESQTPTKTSMRHNVARDNIPPTPPTPTSKPQTPTKTSMLLNVARDNIPPTPPTSTSKPQTLTCENTPTKTSMLRNVTRDNIPPTPPTSTSKPQTPTETSMLRNVTRDTIPPKPPTSTSKPQTPTKMSMLRNVARDTIPPTPPTSTSESQTLTSENTPTKTSLPLLKAPMKTRLLVNKKENEASRVPSPLSPPPPPPSHTPCSPHPLNVAPPQAPPVQNIDQNTNRPKINGNDANGSGCNEALKSDEEKMQFKCEHCKRSFDNVDKFMEHQITHSTARHACAQCGKAFSKTSQLVLHQRTHTGEKPYCCPKCSKQFSQKFNLVVHQRIHTGEKPYRCSDCSKEFRYRTSLIKHQKYGLCS
- the LOC120941722 gene encoding mucin-2-like isoform X2; its protein translation is MAAMWLPVSFQEVSVYFTEEEWSLLQDWQRDLYKEVMQDNLDSVLLLEDLWEPHIIKTEDMTVDGEGPAWKVEEQTQWDADYSKSWFDRYKNFHGVLDKVHHRCSDCREVVGSWSLLVDHKRSHQSGNPNTNHKPFHPTIQQIKHNQGKPYNLRGSKKWSSSNPYPSPRWAFSTNEETYPEGVDTIAGGKALVKYKELENLVGTKTFVGQLGNMAENGKQFLKCFSCPKIFTDVNLFIQHKRSHKENKSFACPDCGKGFVRKSVLKLHRRTHTGERPFVCSECGKRFSQRFNLVIHQRIHSGEKPYKCQSCDRSFRYKPALMRHESKCVKTNHRTRPGGKSKHSQHPPSTMIHAEAKTLAGRPQTSSTSSNTKPFPVCLTLTTGGQDMDTCVLQSSSSKPPISSTSPVSSQLVPRDKSSSRHLTGLQSANNQCSLSNNSICEQSGTKPRSMASSSSSSKSPSSAITSIRHKSLASAPSYIRYSSANRHPSSSSHKLSPSSNAVVIHQSGIKPNSTTSSSTYPLLKMGTPPNLSSESSPPSGGQPHLISSSTNNHQSSLKSPLVLKSPPVLNSPSMLKSPPVLNSPSVLKSPPVSFPAMNRAIGGKRSSLSFSQGFKSPTASLSPKYHPMYSKYHSMSLSSNCITRGTKPVVSSPCSMSCQLTNTTLLSSCKPPRSASSRPSASDYKTPFVKNSSSSSSFVYHESFAKHSLYEHHRSPVKCSTSFSSPLYSNHANTPSSSCTVLHPKSVTACPPPVQPILHHSSSSKPHSTPSLSKVPSPHTLTVGNEPSFRPPLVLTSPSCSSSGNKSPSRSSSFVCDKSFPNFPASMPKNSSSVPTLQQSAMASKSAVNSAKGTKHPEMKEGGQTMQPVENLFECGQCERSFTDLSQFTEHQKTHLGPKNTCPECNKIFHRRSTLLLHKRTHTGEKPYSCTECGKSFSQRFNLVVHERIHTGERPYTCNDCNKAFRYRTGLLRHQTHALCVRKRPVENCPVKPPPSSRVKKSISLIDTCQSLTMSNVLSSSGLSKDATREVPPSEDTQEDIPLLPPTSKTQSLTCENTPTKTSMPHNVTRDNIPPTPPTSRSESQTLTCENTPTKTSMLHNVTRDNIPPTPPTSTSKPQTLTCENTPTKMSMLRNVTRDNIPPTSTSKPQTPTKTSMLLYVARDNIPPTPPTSTSESQTPTKTSMLLNVARDNIPPPTSTSESQTPTKTSMRHNVARDNIPPTPPTPTSKPQTPTKTSMLLNVARDNIPPTPPTSTSKPQTLTCENTPTKTSMLRNVTRDNIPPTPPTSTSKPQTPTETSMLRNVTRDTIPPKPPTSTSKPQTPTKMSMLRNVARDTIPPTPPTSTSESQTLTSENTPTKTSLPLLKAPMKTRLLVNKKENEASRVPSPLSPPPPPPSHTPCSPHPLNVAPPQAPPVQNIDQNTNRPKINGNDANGSGCNEALKSDEEKMQFKCEHCKRSFDNVDKFMEHQITHSTARHACAQCGKAFSKTSQLVLHQRTHTGEKPYCCPKCSKQFSQKFNLVVHQRIHTGEKPYRCSDCSKEFRYRTSLIKHQKYGLCS